From [Clostridium] symbiosum, a single genomic window includes:
- a CDS encoding ABC transporter ATP-binding protein, with protein sequence MSETILSVRDLSVHYVKEKSVVKAVNHLSFDLVAGETLGLVGETGAGKTTTALAIMNLVPNPPGRIVGGEIVFQGENVLTKSKHELRKMRGREVSMIFQDPMTSLNPVMTVGDQIAEVVRLHNQCSPAEASVRAQEMLQMVGINAERYQDYPHQFSGGMKQRVVIAIALACNPKLLIADEPTTALDVTIQAQVLEMMTELKDKLNTSMILITHDLGVVAQVCDKVAIMYAGEIVEYGNLEDIYDHGEHPYTIGLFGSIPDLDNDTERLSPISGLMPDPTNLPAGCSFSPRCPHCTGRCLAEDPSLRETAPGHMVKCHLPRQNAGRREE encoded by the coding sequence ATGAGCGAAACTATATTATCGGTCCGCGATTTGTCGGTTCACTATGTCAAGGAAAAGAGCGTGGTGAAAGCCGTGAATCACCTGTCGTTTGATCTGGTCGCAGGGGAGACTCTGGGCCTTGTGGGAGAGACGGGGGCGGGCAAGACAACGACGGCCCTCGCCATTATGAACCTTGTTCCAAACCCGCCGGGAAGAATCGTGGGCGGGGAAATCGTATTCCAGGGAGAAAATGTCCTGACGAAGTCAAAGCACGAGCTGCGGAAAATGAGGGGCAGGGAAGTCTCGATGATTTTCCAGGATCCCATGACATCCTTAAACCCGGTTATGACGGTGGGGGATCAGATAGCGGAGGTGGTGCGGCTCCACAACCAGTGCTCGCCGGCCGAGGCCTCTGTCCGCGCCCAGGAGATGCTTCAGATGGTGGGAATCAATGCAGAACGCTACCAGGATTATCCCCATCAGTTTTCGGGAGGGATGAAGCAGAGGGTGGTGATCGCCATCGCCTTGGCCTGCAACCCAAAACTTCTGATTGCCGATGAGCCGACAACGGCGCTGGATGTGACAATCCAGGCCCAGGTGCTGGAGATGATGACGGAGTTAAAGGATAAGCTGAATACTTCAATGATCCTGATTACCCACGATCTGGGAGTCGTTGCCCAGGTCTGCGATAAGGTTGCCATCATGTACGCCGGTGAAATCGTGGAGTACGGCAATCTGGAAGATATTTACGACCATGGGGAGCATCCGTATACGATCGGCCTTTTCGGTTCCATTCCGGATCTCGACAATGACACGGAACGGCTCAGCCCCATCTCGGGCCTCATGCCGGATCCGACGAACCTTCCTGCGGGATGCTCGTTCAGCCCCAGGTGTCCGCACTGCACCGGGCGGTGCCTGGCGGAGGATCCGTCTCTCCGGGAGACGGCGCCCGGCCATATGGTGAAATGCCACCTGCCGCGGCAAAACGCCGGAAGAAGGGAGGAGTAA
- a CDS encoding ABC transporter permease encodes MAGTAEAAVNDAIDYSSIKKEGLFTQTWNGLKRNRLAMFGLALIAILILIAVFADFIAPYGVDEQDLTRKFMKPCGEHLFGTDEFGRDIFSRIVFGSRYSLMIGAVAATLSAVIGMLAGSLAGFYGGRTDNILMRLIDIMLAIPSTLLGISIVAALGNGIRNVIIAVAIGAVPAYARIVRASILSVKEQEYIEAARSIGASDYRIIMKHILPNCLAPIIVQITMSVAKAILEASALSFIGLGVQPPSAEWGAMLSAGRAYIRKAWWIVTFPGVAIAMIIFGLNLFGDGLRDALDPRLKT; translated from the coding sequence ATGGCAGGCACAGCAGAAGCGGCGGTAAATGATGCGATCGATTATTCCTCCATTAAAAAAGAGGGGCTTTTTACCCAGACCTGGAACGGACTGAAGAGAAACAGGCTGGCTATGTTCGGCCTGGCGTTAATCGCCATCCTGATACTGATTGCGGTATTTGCGGATTTTATCGCTCCCTACGGTGTGGACGAGCAGGATCTGACCAGGAAATTTATGAAACCCTGCGGTGAGCACTTATTCGGCACCGATGAATTCGGCCGCGACATATTCAGCAGAATCGTGTTCGGAAGCCGTTATTCCCTGATGATAGGAGCCGTGGCGGCGACATTATCGGCCGTCATCGGCATGCTGGCCGGTTCTTTAGCCGGTTTCTACGGCGGAAGGACGGACAATATCCTGATGCGTCTGATCGACATTATGCTGGCCATCCCGAGCACCCTTTTGGGAATCTCAATTGTCGCGGCCCTTGGAAACGGAATCAGGAATGTAATTATCGCCGTTGCAATCGGAGCCGTCCCGGCCTATGCGAGAATTGTCCGGGCCTCGATCCTTTCGGTAAAAGAGCAGGAGTATATCGAAGCGGCCCGTTCCATCGGCGCGTCCGATTACCGTATTATTATGAAACATATTCTGCCCAACTGTCTGGCTCCGATTATCGTCCAGATTACAATGAGCGTTGCCAAAGCCATACTGGAGGCGTCGGCCTTAAGTTTCATCGGCCTGGGCGTCCAGCCTCCTTCGGCGGAATGGGGCGCCATGCTGTCGGCGGGACGCGCTTATATAAGGAAGGCATGGTGGATTGTCACATTCCCGGGCGTTGCCATTGCCATGATTATCTTCGGCCTGAACCTGTTCGGGGACGGCTTAAGAGATGCCCTGGATCCCAGACTGAAAACGTAA
- a CDS encoding ABC transporter substrate-binding protein produces the protein MKKTRLFLTMLLAAAVLAGCSGKSESPAGSEAGTGSGTEAPAGETAGNAAVKDEVIAVLKGEPSNIDPHGNTELVAMTTQVQIFETLVKKDEEGNIVPGLAESWEQVDDKTIRFKLRDNVYFHNGEKMTAEDVAYTIKRATEKPSSASIFASFDAENTKAVDELTVDVATKAPFAAVYNYLTSTRGGIVSKKAVEEMGDDQFGRSPVGTGPFAFDNWVSGTSITLKRNDSYWGEKPAYSTLTLKFITETANRALEIESGNADIVLDPDTGDLDRLAETDGLKVVSGDSYGMSYIVFSMDDEVLGDVRIRQALSMALDLDSLVETVYGNYATVSESVMPSTVFAYQSQGKHEYNVEKAKELLAEAGYADGLTIELNLPNGSEQQNIGVIAQNMWKEIGVTANISTASTSEIIAAGRRGDNQVTIMAATYSTGDPGHALADFDTRSDGFFRPVDKKIDELLDKGSAAYDSKERAAVYEELQDYIYHQYYIIGVANKTVNYVITDQVENFYCDPGNIPSFAGVTVAE, from the coding sequence ATGAAAAAAACGAGATTGTTTCTGACAATGCTTTTGGCGGCCGCCGTTCTGGCGGGCTGTTCCGGCAAGAGTGAATCGCCGGCAGGTTCCGAAGCGGGAACCGGCAGCGGCACAGAGGCCCCGGCAGGGGAGACGGCAGGGAATGCGGCCGTTAAAGACGAAGTGATTGCAGTACTTAAGGGGGAACCCTCCAACATCGATCCTCACGGAAACACGGAGCTGGTGGCCATGACCACCCAGGTACAGATTTTTGAGACACTGGTAAAAAAAGATGAGGAGGGCAATATCGTTCCCGGACTTGCGGAGAGCTGGGAACAGGTAGACGATAAGACGATCCGTTTCAAACTGAGGGACAATGTATATTTCCACAACGGTGAAAAAATGACGGCGGAGGATGTGGCCTACACGATTAAGAGGGCCACGGAGAAACCGTCCAGCGCTTCCATTTTTGCCTCCTTTGACGCCGAAAACACGAAGGCGGTGGACGAGCTGACCGTGGATGTAGCGACGAAAGCGCCGTTTGCGGCCGTATACAATTATCTGACCTCGACGAGGGGCGGCATCGTGAGTAAAAAAGCGGTGGAGGAGATGGGAGACGACCAGTTCGGGCGCAGTCCCGTCGGAACTGGCCCGTTTGCATTCGATAACTGGGTGAGCGGAACCAGTATCACCCTAAAGCGCAATGACAGCTACTGGGGAGAAAAACCGGCTTATTCCACCCTCACCCTGAAGTTTATCACGGAGACGGCAAACAGGGCGCTGGAGATCGAGTCCGGCAATGCCGATATCGTACTGGATCCCGACACGGGCGACCTGGACAGACTGGCGGAGACGGACGGACTTAAAGTGGTGTCCGGCGACAGCTACGGCATGTCCTATATCGTATTTTCCATGGATGATGAGGTGCTCGGTGATGTGAGAATCCGGCAGGCCCTGTCCATGGCCCTGGATCTCGACTCCCTGGTGGAGACGGTGTATGGAAACTATGCGACGGTCAGCGAGAGCGTCATGCCGTCCACCGTATTTGCCTATCAATCGCAGGGAAAGCATGAATATAATGTAGAGAAAGCAAAAGAACTTCTGGCGGAAGCGGGTTATGCGGACGGACTTACAATTGAACTCAATCTTCCAAACGGCTCAGAGCAGCAGAACATCGGCGTCATTGCGCAGAACATGTGGAAAGAGATCGGCGTGACGGCCAATATTTCCACCGCATCCACTTCCGAGATTATAGCGGCGGGCAGACGCGGGGATAATCAGGTTACGATTATGGCGGCAACTTACTCCACAGGCGATCCGGGACATGCCCTGGCGGATTTTGACACGAGAAGCGACGGCTTTTTCAGGCCGGTGGATAAGAAGATTGACGAGCTCCTGGACAAGGGAAGCGCCGCCTACGATTCAAAGGAGAGAGCAGCTGTTTACGAGGAACTTCAGGACTACATTTACCACCAGTATTACATAATAGGCGTGGCAAACAAGACGGTGAATTACGTGATTACGGACCAGGTGGAAAACTTCTACTGTGATCCGGGCAACATCCCATCCTTTGCGGGCGTCACCGTAGCCGAATAG
- the nikB gene encoding nickel ABC transporter permease has translation MSKFIFKRILALIPVMLGVSLIIFSLLYFTPGDPAEYMLGMDATQENINTLHRELGLDQPFLVQYFNYIKNIVTKFDFGKSYTTKQSVSIEILKRVPATVTLAVLSVSFATVIGVVTGVIAAVKQYSIFDKIATVFALTGVSMPNFWTGLMLIIIFAVHFKVLPPSGFDTPLHWILPSLTVGMASSATIMRQTRSAMLEVIRQDYITTARAKGQKEIVIVFRHALKNALIPIITVVGISFGGMLGGAILAESIFSIPGIGKLMVDAINVKNYPMVQGGVLFIAFAFSIVNLLVDILYAFVDPRIKSQYKNSGRKAVPAGASMQAVRNEKAGAAEDKMGKEE, from the coding sequence ATGAGCAAGTTTATATTCAAACGTATACTGGCGCTGATTCCCGTCATGCTGGGCGTCTCCCTGATTATTTTCAGCCTCCTGTATTTTACTCCCGGAGATCCCGCGGAGTATATGCTGGGAATGGATGCCACCCAGGAAAATATTAATACGCTCCACCGTGAGCTGGGACTTGATCAGCCCTTTCTGGTACAGTATTTCAATTACATAAAAAACATTGTGACAAAATTTGATTTTGGAAAATCCTATACGACGAAGCAGTCGGTGTCCATCGAGATTCTAAAGAGAGTGCCGGCTACCGTGACGCTGGCGGTTTTAAGCGTCTCCTTTGCCACGGTCATCGGAGTCGTGACCGGAGTGATAGCGGCGGTGAAGCAGTATTCCATCTTTGACAAGATAGCGACGGTGTTCGCCCTGACCGGCGTGTCCATGCCGAACTTCTGGACCGGCCTGATGCTGATTATCATCTTTGCGGTTCATTTTAAGGTGCTGCCGCCCTCGGGGTTTGATACGCCCCTGCACTGGATTCTGCCTTCCCTGACCGTGGGAATGGCGTCCAGCGCCACCATCATGCGCCAGACGCGGTCGGCGATGCTGGAGGTCATCCGCCAGGATTACATTACAACCGCGCGGGCAAAGGGGCAGAAGGAGATTGTAATCGTGTTCCGTCATGCGCTTAAAAATGCGCTGATCCCGATTATCACCGTTGTGGGAATTTCCTTCGGCGGCATGCTCGGCGGCGCGATTCTGGCGGAGTCCATTTTCTCCATACCGGGAATCGGAAAGCTGATGGTGGATGCCATCAATGTAAAGAATTATCCGATGGTGCAGGGCGGAGTCCTGTTTATCGCATTTGCCTTCTCCATCGTCAATCTGCTGGTGGACATTCTGTACGCCTTTGTGGATCCGAGAATTAAGTCACAGTATAAGAACTCCGGCCGAAAAGCGGTCCCGGCCGGGGCGTCAATGCAGGCCGTGAGGAACGAAAAAGCCGGTGCGGCAGAAGATAAGATGGGAAAGGAGGAATAA
- a CDS encoding creatininase family protein has product MDKLIMNNLTWPELEAEMEHIKVALVPVGSCEQHGPNTTFATDAARAAAYAEKLAERCKNKVVVFPCVPYGLSLHHMDFPGTVTLQVETMMHLLVDIGVSIAKHGIRKILFLNAHGGNFPALEGAVISLKQNHEIDAYWSAVGSEISLGGLTGLPKLIGHACEVETSSCLYLCPETVRKERVPGIMQDSMLTHDSFVKGGAAWSWKNDASLNGALGDARKATYEIGKKMTEASLEYMEQIVDEIIARP; this is encoded by the coding sequence TTGGATAAACTGATCATGAATAACCTGACCTGGCCGGAACTTGAGGCCGAGATGGAACATATTAAAGTCGCTCTGGTGCCGGTGGGTTCCTGTGAACAGCACGGCCCCAACACCACATTTGCGACCGACGCGGCCAGAGCGGCCGCGTACGCGGAGAAACTGGCGGAGCGCTGTAAAAATAAGGTGGTTGTATTCCCCTGCGTGCCGTACGGACTGTCCCTCCACCACATGGATTTCCCCGGCACCGTGACGCTGCAGGTGGAGACGATGATGCACCTGCTGGTGGATATCGGCGTTTCCATTGCAAAACACGGAATCAGAAAGATCCTGTTTTTAAATGCACACGGCGGCAATTTTCCGGCTCTGGAAGGCGCGGTGATTAGTTTAAAGCAGAACCATGAAATTGATGCCTACTGGTCGGCGGTCGGTTCGGAAATTTCCCTGGGAGGGCTGACGGGACTGCCGAAGCTCATCGGCCATGCCTGTGAGGTGGAGACCAGTTCCTGCCTCTATCTCTGTCCCGAGACGGTGCGGAAAGAGCGCGTGCCGGGAATTATGCAGGACAGCATGCTGACCCATGATTCCTTTGTGAAGGGAGGAGCCGCCTGGAGCTGGAAAAACGACGCATCGTTAAATGGAGCCCTGGGGGACGCCAGAAAAGCGACCTATGAGATAGGAAAGAAGATGACGGAGGCATCCCTCGAATACATGGAACAGATCGTGGATGAGATTATCGCCCGCCCATAA
- a CDS encoding sodium-dependent transporter → MGREKFSSRLGFILISAGCAIGLGNVWRFPYIVGQYGGAAFVLIYAVFLVLLGLPIIVMEFAVGRASQKSAALSFDVLEPKGSKWHIEKWFAMAGNYILMMFYTTVAGWLFLYFVKMAAGDFVGLDADGVAGEFGAMLSNPSLMIGFMVLCVVFCFSICAMGLQGGVEKITKLMMVSLLVLMVVLAVNSVRMEGSRPGLEFYLKPDFNKIKEAGIGEVVFAALGQSFFTLSIGIGALAIFGSYIGKERRLTGEAISVTILDTLVAFMAGLIIFPACFAYNIEPGQGPSLIFITLPNVFNNMPGGRFWGTLFFLFMSFAAASTVIAVFQNIVSFATDLTGCSVKKAVVVNMIAVTLLSLPCVLGFNVWSGVTPFGPGSTILDLEDFIVSNNLLPLGSLVYLLFCTSRYGWGFKNFTKEANEGKGIKFPAWARIYVSYVIPLVVLYIFFQGYWAKFFA, encoded by the coding sequence ATGGGCAGAGAAAAATTTTCATCACGTCTGGGATTTATCCTGATTTCCGCAGGCTGTGCTATCGGCCTGGGGAATGTTTGGAGATTCCCGTACATAGTTGGTCAGTACGGAGGCGCGGCCTTTGTTCTGATTTATGCGGTATTCCTTGTGCTTCTGGGACTTCCGATTATTGTCATGGAGTTTGCGGTGGGCAGGGCGAGCCAGAAGAGTGCGGCGCTTTCGTTTGATGTGCTGGAACCGAAAGGCAGTAAGTGGCATATTGAGAAGTGGTTTGCAATGGCAGGCAACTATATTCTTATGATGTTTTATACAACCGTGGCAGGATGGCTGTTCCTGTATTTCGTCAAGATGGCGGCAGGCGATTTTGTGGGCCTGGATGCGGACGGCGTGGCAGGGGAATTTGGCGCAATGCTTTCCAATCCGTCCCTGATGATCGGATTTATGGTGCTCTGCGTTGTATTCTGTTTTTCTATCTGTGCAATGGGACTTCAGGGCGGAGTGGAGAAGATTACGAAGCTTATGATGGTCAGCCTCCTTGTGCTGATGGTAGTGCTGGCAGTGAATTCCGTGAGAATGGAAGGAAGCCGTCCGGGCCTGGAATTCTATTTGAAACCTGACTTTAACAAGATAAAAGAGGCTGGAATCGGGGAGGTGGTATTCGCCGCCCTGGGACAATCCTTCTTTACGCTGAGTATCGGTATCGGAGCGCTGGCAATCTTCGGAAGTTATATCGGCAAAGAGAGAAGACTGACCGGAGAAGCGATCAGCGTTACAATCCTTGACACACTGGTGGCGTTTATGGCCGGACTGATTATTTTTCCAGCCTGCTTCGCCTATAATATTGAGCCGGGACAGGGGCCAAGCCTGATTTTTATTACGCTGCCGAACGTATTTAACAACATGCCGGGCGGCAGGTTCTGGGGAACGCTGTTCTTCCTGTTTATGTCCTTCGCGGCAGCCTCCACGGTAATCGCCGTTTTCCAGAATATTGTTTCCTTCGCAACGGACCTGACCGGATGCAGCGTAAAGAAAGCAGTAGTAGTCAATATGATTGCAGTGACGCTTTTATCCCTTCCCTGTGTGCTGGGATTCAATGTGTGGAGCGGTGTAACTCCGTTCGGCCCCGGATCTACCATCCTTGATCTGGAGGACTTTATCGTCAGCAATAACCTGCTTCCTCTGGGAAGCCTTGTGTACCTTTTATTCTGTACAAGCCGTTACGGATGGGGATTCAAGAACTTCACAAAGGAGGCCAATGAGGGAAAAGGCATCAAGTTCCCTGCATGGGCCAGAATTTATGTTTCTTATGTAATACCGCTGGTTGTACTGTATATTTTCTTCCAGGGATACTGGGCTAAGTTTTTTGCATAA
- a CDS encoding MalY/PatB family protein, giving the protein MYNFDVLLKRRHTDSTKWDALGRDYGRDDLMPFWVADADFPVLPDINRAIRERADDGMTFGYTFAGDGYYDSIISWNRDRHGLELLREQLLPAPGVITALSVVLLAIAGKGDKMLLNPPVYSPFFTVVKGLGYELAESPLLYQNGRYELDFEDIEKKFREGVKYYILCSPHNPVGRVWSGEELKRLTALCREYGVLIISDEIHYDIVYPGHHHTSILQVDEDAIMITAPSKTFNIAGLKSSVIVIKNEKLRQKVEEFAASMHLYINLFAYRATEAAYGKGGPWVDEMISYLEGNARFVLDYVKKYLPKVKASMPESTYLMWMDFSGYRFTEEELFHKMRDEAKVALNFGSEYGQGYEQFLRLNIACPRAYLEEGMEHIRKALTT; this is encoded by the coding sequence ATGTATAATTTCGATGTGCTTTTAAAGCGCAGGCATACGGACAGCACGAAGTGGGACGCCCTGGGACGTGATTACGGCAGAGATGATTTGATGCCGTTCTGGGTGGCGGATGCCGATTTCCCGGTGCTGCCGGATATCAACCGGGCGATCAGGGAGCGGGCGGACGACGGAATGACGTTCGGATATACATTTGCCGGTGACGGGTATTATGACAGTATCATTTCCTGGAACCGGGACCGTCACGGCCTGGAGCTTTTAAGAGAGCAGCTGCTTCCGGCTCCGGGCGTGATAACGGCGCTTTCGGTCGTGCTCCTGGCGATTGCTGGGAAAGGAGACAAAATGCTATTGAATCCTCCGGTTTATTCCCCGTTTTTTACGGTCGTGAAAGGGCTTGGGTATGAGCTGGCGGAATCGCCCCTCCTGTACCAAAACGGCAGATATGAGTTGGATTTTGAGGACATCGAGAAGAAATTCAGGGAAGGAGTTAAATATTATATTCTGTGCAGTCCCCACAACCCGGTGGGCAGGGTATGGAGCGGGGAGGAGCTTAAACGGCTTACGGCTCTCTGCAGGGAATACGGGGTGCTGATTATTTCAGACGAAATCCATTACGATATTGTATATCCCGGACACCACCATACCTCGATTCTACAGGTGGATGAGGATGCGATCATGATTACCGCCCCCAGTAAAACGTTCAACATTGCGGGGCTGAAGTCGTCGGTCATCGTTATAAAGAATGAAAAGCTGCGCCAAAAGGTGGAAGAATTTGCGGCCAGCATGCATCTTTACATCAATCTGTTTGCCTACCGGGCGACGGAAGCCGCCTATGGGAAGGGCGGTCCCTGGGTGGATGAAATGATTTCCTATCTGGAAGGAAACGCCCGTTTTGTCCTGGATTATGTGAAAAAATATCTGCCAAAGGTGAAGGCCTCCATGCCGGAGAGCACTTACCTGATGTGGATGGATTTTTCCGGATACCGGTTTACCGAGGAAGAGCTGTTCCACAAGATGCGGGATGAGGCGAAGGTGGCGCTGAACTTCGGGTCGGAATACGGGCAGGGCTATGAACAGTTCCTGCGCCTGAACATCGCCTGTCCCCGCGCTTATCTGGAGGAGGGGATGGAACATATCAGAAAGGCGCTTACGACATAG
- a CDS encoding Na+/H+ antiporter NhaC family protein: MSEKTKKEFKMPHTFVIIGVIILAAVVLTWIIPAGAYVRVENAEGIKVIDPSQFSYIDRTPVNPFLIPLFIVKAFISKIDLMLVILFAGGAFHMVTETGALHAIVAKLAKKFSGKLYIFIPILTLVFALICTTQGVNLFIAFAPIMVMLAMAMGLDSITGAAIILLGGAVGFSTGPLNINTTIVAQKIAELPLYSGVAYRFVCFAVFYVVTNIYLIRYAMKVHKNPKLSPMYDLDQTSEFKENADLETFGTMDLRKVLIMIAFFASLIAIVYGGIKMDWDMEETAAIFLGLAVVEGAIAGFGPSKISKDFLAGCKKMLGAAFIIGMASAISSIMKSGNIIDTVVHALAGGLNVVPAMLQAPAMLIANTVINVFLTSGSGQAAAVMPIMTPLADLLGITRQTAVLAFNFGDGFCNYVLPTSTALMGIISAANIPYDRWMKFMWKLFLIWMATGTVMLIIAQAIHFGPI; encoded by the coding sequence GTGAGCGAAAAGACGAAAAAAGAATTTAAGATGCCGCATACCTTTGTCATTATTGGTGTGATTATCCTGGCGGCAGTTGTCCTGACCTGGATTATTCCGGCGGGGGCGTATGTAAGGGTGGAGAATGCCGAGGGAATCAAGGTAATCGATCCGTCCCAGTTCAGCTATATTGACAGGACGCCGGTGAACCCGTTCTTAATACCGCTTTTTATTGTAAAAGCATTTATCAGTAAGATTGACCTGATGCTGGTTATCCTCTTTGCCGGCGGCGCATTCCACATGGTGACGGAGACAGGCGCTCTCCATGCCATCGTTGCAAAACTGGCCAAGAAATTTTCGGGTAAATTATATATTTTCATCCCGATCCTGACGCTTGTATTTGCCCTGATCTGTACGACGCAGGGGGTAAACCTCTTTATTGCCTTTGCTCCCATCATGGTTATGCTGGCAATGGCGATGGGGCTTGACTCCATCACGGGAGCCGCCATCATCCTGTTAGGCGGAGCCGTTGGATTCTCCACAGGCCCGTTAAACATCAACACGACTATTGTGGCGCAGAAAATTGCGGAACTGCCGCTTTACTCCGGCGTTGCCTACCGTTTTGTCTGTTTTGCGGTTTTCTATGTGGTAACGAATATTTACCTGATCCGCTATGCAATGAAAGTGCATAAAAATCCGAAACTGAGCCCGATGTACGACCTGGATCAGACAAGCGAGTTCAAGGAGAATGCGGATCTTGAAACATTCGGAACCATGGATTTAAGAAAAGTCCTGATCATGATTGCCTTCTTTGCCTCCCTGATCGCCATTGTTTACGGCGGCATCAAGATGGACTGGGACATGGAAGAAACTGCGGCAATATTCCTGGGACTGGCTGTTGTGGAAGGCGCGATTGCGGGCTTCGGACCGTCCAAGATTTCAAAAGATTTCCTGGCAGGATGTAAGAAGATGCTGGGAGCCGCATTCATTATCGGTATGGCAAGCGCCATCTCAAGCATTATGAAATCGGGCAACATCATCGACACCGTTGTACATGCCCTGGCAGGCGGCCTGAACGTCGTTCCGGCCATGCTCCAGGCTCCGGCCATGCTGATTGCCAACACGGTAATCAACGTATTCCTGACATCAGGCAGCGGCCAGGCGGCGGCAGTTATGCCGATTATGACTCCGCTTGCGGATCTGCTGGGAATTACAAGGCAGACGGCGGTACTCGCATTCAACTTCGGAGACGGATTCTGTAACTACGTGCTTCCTACCTCCACGGCTCTTATGGGAATCATCAGTGCTGCCAATATTCCTTATGACAGATGGATGAAATTCATGTGGAAACTGTTCCTGATCTGGATGGCAACGGGGACCGTGATGCTGATTATTGCACAGGCGATTCATTTTGGACCAATATGA
- a CDS encoding tyramine oxidase subunit B: protein MERKQVGFRFLSEPDMIKAGVLDVRKCVEVMDDTFKLLGTGDFVMGGYNQSSHGCMLWYPKETPFPGMPVAGPDRRYMAMPAYIGGRYNCCGVKWYGSNITNPKERGLPRSILMVGLNDVVTGEPLCIMSANLLSAMRTGSVPGVAAKYLAKKDAESLGVIGCGVISRACARGILNSMPGVKRLYLNDIVRASAEAFAEEFRKEYEIEIIIKDNLRDTVVDSDVISVAAAGPVPVVIDREWLKPGCLFTATGHAELSEECWLENQVVFDYWPMHEVWYDEGRMHPDGIESTKDWAPSYQMLKMMEQGKVKAENMMSLSDVAAGKISPRKSEDEKIIFISGGLPVEDVSWGYTLFEEAVRQDLGTMLTLWDQAHWL from the coding sequence ATGGAACGGAAACAGGTGGGATTCAGGTTCTTATCCGAACCTGACATGATCAAAGCGGGAGTGCTGGACGTCAGGAAATGCGTGGAGGTGATGGACGACACATTCAAGCTTCTGGGAACGGGTGATTTTGTGATGGGCGGCTATAATCAGAGCAGCCACGGCTGTATGCTCTGGTATCCGAAGGAAACTCCCTTTCCGGGTATGCCGGTGGCCGGGCCGGACCGGAGGTATATGGCGATGCCTGCCTACATAGGCGGACGGTATAACTGCTGCGGCGTGAAGTGGTACGGTTCCAATATCACGAATCCCAAAGAGAGGGGACTTCCCCGTTCGATTCTTATGGTGGGTCTGAATGATGTGGTGACCGGGGAGCCGCTTTGCATCATGTCGGCCAATCTTCTGAGTGCGATGAGGACGGGCAGCGTACCCGGCGTGGCGGCCAAATATCTGGCAAAGAAGGATGCGGAGTCCCTCGGCGTAATCGGCTGCGGGGTCATCAGCAGGGCGTGCGCGAGGGGAATCTTAAACAGCATGCCCGGGGTAAAACGGCTGTATTTAAATGATATTGTCAGGGCCAGCGCGGAGGCGTTCGCCGAGGAATTCCGGAAAGAATATGAGATAGAAATTATTATAAAAGACAATCTCAGGGATACGGTCGTGGATTCCGACGTCATCAGCGTCGCAGCGGCAGGGCCGGTGCCCGTTGTCATTGACAGGGAGTGGCTGAAACCGGGCTGCCTGTTTACGGCCACCGGCCATGCGGAGCTGTCCGAGGAATGCTGGCTGGAAAACCAGGTGGTTTTCGACTACTGGCCGATGCACGAGGTGTGGTACGACGAGGGCCGGATGCATCCGGACGGAATTGAGAGCACGAAAGACTGGGCGCCCAGCTACCAGATGCTTAAGATGATGGAGCAGGGGAAGGTGAAAGCGGAAAATATGATGAGCCTGAGCGACGTTGCGGCGGGGAAGATAAGCCCGAGAAAGTCCGAGGACGAGAAAATTATTTTCATATCCGGCGGCCTTCCGGTGGAGGATGTTTCATGGGGGTACACTCTGTTCGAGGAGGCGGTCAGACAGGATCTGGGTACGATGCTGACGCTCTGGGATCAGGCCCACTGGCTGTAG